The proteins below come from a single bacterium genomic window:
- a CDS encoding GAF domain-containing protein — protein sequence MGENGKENGLGARELETLFKISQVIQSSVETEVVFGSVLDLLEELAEFEFAALFINDESEQRLRVVASKGHVVDLIQPVSFDMGNGLSAWVAKQKRPILLSDMHRGKSDEESPLRSFLSIPLLLGDRLIGVMNFGHSRSGAFTRHDLHVLSIAGAQLGVIIERALYFNRLSETNRELEEKNRQLAEAQQALMRQERLAALGELAVTVNHEINNPLTVIIGNAEFLLHDLEGGDPKLLSKVEHIVSEARRIARITRSLRKLDNPVSEDYLPGGRKMIRLDGGS from the coding sequence ATGGGAGAGAACGGGAAAGAAAACGGACTGGGCGCTCGGGAACTCGAGACCCTTTTCAAGATCAGCCAGGTAATCCAGTCCTCGGTTGAGACCGAGGTGGTTTTCGGTTCGGTGCTCGACCTGCTGGAGGAGCTGGCCGAGTTCGAGTTCGCCGCCCTGTTCATAAACGACGAGTCCGAGCAGCGCCTGCGCGTGGTGGCCAGCAAGGGCCACGTGGTCGACCTGATCCAGCCGGTCAGCTTCGACATGGGCAACGGCCTGAGCGCCTGGGTGGCCAAGCAGAAACGCCCGATCCTGCTGAGCGACATGCACCGCGGCAAATCCGATGAGGAGTCGCCGCTGCGCTCGTTCCTCTCGATCCCGCTCCTTCTGGGCGACCGCCTGATCGGGGTGATGAATTTCGGCCACAGCCGCTCCGGGGCTTTCACCCGCCACGACCTGCACGTGCTGTCCATCGCCGGGGCGCAACTGGGGGTAATTATCGAGCGGGCGCTGTATTTCAACCGTCTGTCCGAGACCAACCGGGAGCTGGAGGAGAAAAACCGCCAGCTGGCCGAGGCCCAGCAGGCCCTGATGCGTCAAGAGCGCCTGGCCGCCCTGGGCGAGCTGGCAGTGACCGTGAACCACGAGATCAACAACCCCCTGACCGTCATCATCGGCAACGCCGAGTTCCTGCTGCACGACCTGGAGGGCGGCGACCCCAAACTGTTGAGCAAGGTGGAGCACATTGTCTCCGAGGCCCGGCGCATCGCCCGGATCACCCGCTCATTGCGCAAGCTGGACAACCCGGTGAGCGAGGACTACCTGCCCGGCGGCCGCAAGATGATCCGATTGGACGGCGGCTCCTGA
- a CDS encoding S41 family peptidase, with protein sequence MRKYFKLFLIAVVLCMLSMGVGVSQSDEGASGGAKNLMQLNEVLNVLSEYYVDPIPPEDLVMESIDGLVESLDIHSQLLDQRNHNRLMEQTRGEFGGIGIEISIRDDSLTVLSPIPGTPASRVGLQAGDRIVRIEQEPTWQMALEAAVRRLKGKPGTQVNIWIRRMGVDEDIHFEITRDIIKIESIQGKFMLTPDVGYVRLSVFSDKSGVELAEAIEDLKAHGMRKMVFDLRDNPGGLLSRAVDVADLFLDPGQVIVSTRGRISSSNKVFRATTPPMWKDAPVITLISGGSASASEIVAGALQDHDKSVIMGVTSYGKGSVQTIIDLRDDYALKLTTAKYYTPSGRCIHADKGAGEEHQALLTSEDTLQTYLTDSGRPVHGGGGITPDLYLRPDSLNAVERKIFKQVGLFRNLMFRYAVQYKTSHPELGSDSIEAVGYVPDFRDKVLKITPQMMKEARQLMRDNGFDLSEAEFRQADKLIHQWMNYYVADAAFERNVSQHILSMYDEQVMKAVEVLSKAQPQGNFVGTVLAGKTLPDTLNLF encoded by the coding sequence ATGAGAAAATATTTCAAGCTGTTCCTGATTGCCGTTGTGCTGTGCATGCTGAGCATGGGGGTCGGGGTCTCCCAGTCCGATGAGGGGGCCTCGGGCGGGGCGAAAAACCTGATGCAGCTCAACGAGGTGCTTAACGTCCTGTCGGAATACTATGTCGACCCTATCCCGCCCGAGGACCTGGTGATGGAGTCGATCGACGGGCTGGTGGAAAGTCTGGACATTCACAGCCAGCTCCTGGATCAGCGCAACCACAACCGTCTGATGGAGCAGACCCGCGGTGAGTTCGGCGGCATAGGAATCGAGATTTCGATCCGGGACGACTCGCTGACAGTGCTCAGCCCCATCCCCGGCACCCCGGCCTCGCGGGTCGGGCTGCAGGCCGGAGACCGGATCGTGCGCATCGAGCAGGAACCCACCTGGCAGATGGCGCTGGAGGCTGCGGTGCGCCGCCTGAAAGGCAAGCCCGGCACCCAGGTCAACATCTGGATCCGCCGCATGGGGGTGGATGAGGATATCCATTTCGAAATCACCCGCGACATAATCAAGATCGAGAGCATCCAGGGCAAGTTCATGCTCACGCCCGATGTCGGCTACGTGAGGCTGAGTGTGTTCTCGGACAAGAGCGGCGTGGAGCTGGCCGAGGCCATCGAGGACCTGAAGGCCCACGGGATGAGGAAAATGGTTTTCGACCTGCGCGACAACCCCGGCGGGCTGCTCTCGCGGGCGGTGGATGTGGCCGACCTGTTCCTCGACCCCGGCCAGGTGATAGTCTCGACCCGCGGACGGATCAGCTCGTCGAACAAGGTGTTCCGGGCCACCACGCCCCCGATGTGGAAAGACGCACCGGTGATCACGCTCATCTCGGGCGGCAGCGCCTCGGCCAGCGAGATCGTGGCCGGCGCCCTGCAGGACCACGACAAGTCCGTGATCATGGGCGTGACCAGCTACGGCAAGGGCTCGGTGCAGACAATCATCGACCTGCGCGACGACTATGCGCTCAAGCTGACCACGGCCAAGTACTACACCCCCAGCGGACGCTGCATCCACGCCGACAAGGGCGCGGGCGAGGAGCACCAGGCCCTGCTCACCAGCGAGGACACGCTCCAGACCTACCTGACCGACTCGGGACGGCCGGTGCACGGCGGCGGCGGGATCACCCCCGACCTCTATCTCAGGCCCGACAGCCTGAACGCGGTCGAGCGCAAGATATTCAAGCAGGTGGGGTTGTTCCGCAACCTGATGTTCCGCTACGCGGTGCAGTACAAGACCTCGCACCCCGAGCTGGGGAGCGATTCGATCGAGGCGGTGGGCTATGTGCCCGATTTCCGGGACAAGGTGCTCAAGATCACCCCGCAGATGATGAAAGAGGCCCGCCAGCTGATGCGCGACAACGGCTTCGACCTGAGCGAGGCCGAGTTCAGGCAGGCGGACAAGCTCATCCACCAGTGGATGAACTACTACGTGGCGGATGCCGCGTTCGAGCGCAACGTCTCGCAGCATATCTTGTCGATGTACGATGAGCAGGTGATGAAAGCGGTCGAGGTGCTGAGCAAGGCCCAGCCGCAGGGAAATTTTGTCGGCACCGTGCTGGCGGGCAAGACCCTGCCCGACACGCTGAACCTGTTCTGA